A DNA window from Bubalus bubalis isolate 160015118507 breed Murrah chromosome 20, NDDB_SH_1, whole genome shotgun sequence contains the following coding sequences:
- the PRC1 gene encoding protein regulator of cytokinesis 1 isoform X1: MRRSEVLAEESIVCLQKALNHLREIWELIGIPEDQRLQRTEVVKKHIKDLLDMMIAEEESLKERLIKSIAVCQKELNTLCSELNVEPFHEEGETTILQLEKDLRTQVELRRKQKKERKQELKILQEQDQELCEILCMPHYEIDSTSVPSLEELNQFRQHVATLRETKASRREEFVNIKRQIILCMEELEHTPDTSFERDVVCEDEEAFCLSLENIATLQKLLRQLEVRKSQNEAVCEGLRAQIRELWDRLQIPAEEREAVATVMTGSKAKVRKALQLEVDRLEELKMQNMKKVIEAIRVEVAQYWDKCFYSQEQRQAFAAYYSEDYTENLLQLHDAEIVRLRNYYEVHKELFEGVQKWEESWRLFLEFERKASDPSRFTNRGGNLLKEEKQRAKLQKTLPKLEEELKARIEMWEREHSKAFVVNGQKFMEYVAEQWEMHQLEKERAKQERQLKNKKQTETEMLYGSTPRTPKRRGPTPSTPGKVRKLNTTTMSNATANSSIRPVFSGTVYRSPVSRLPPSGSKPVITSTCSGKKTPRAVKHGANKENLELNGSILSGGYPDSAPPRRNFSINSVASTYSEFAKDPSLSDSSTVGLQGCSINATASIALLSPKGLSPPHRTAFLLMKMSVCQKLGWPDSLPKR; the protein is encoded by the exons ATGAGGAGAAG tGAGGTGCTGGCAGAGGAGTCCATAGTATGTCTCCAGAAAGCCCTGAATCACCTTCGGGAAATATGGGAATTGATTGGCATTCCAGAGGACCAGCGGTTACAAAGAACTGAGGTTGTAAAGAAGCACATCAAG GACCTCCTGGATATGATGATTGCTGAAGAGGAAAGCCTGAAGGAAAGACTTATCAAAAGCATAGCCGTCTGTCAAAAGGAGCTGAACACTCTGTGCAGCGAGTTAAATGTCGAGCCTTTTCAT GAAGAAGGAGAGACAACCATCTTGCAACTAGAAAAGGATTTGCGCACTCAGGTGGAActgaggagaaaacagaaaaaggaaagaaaacaagaactgaaaattcttcaagaacaAGATCAAGAACTGTGTGAAATTCTTTGCATGCCCCATTATGAAATCGACAGCACCTCAGTTCCCAGCTTAGAAGAGCTGAACCAGTTTAGACAACACGTGGCAACTTTGAGGGAAACAAAG GCATCTAGGCGTGAGGAGTTTGTTAACATAAAGAGACAGATCATACTGTGTATGGAGGAATTAGAGCACACGCCAGACACAAGCTTTGAAAGAGACGTGGTGTGTGAAGATGAAGAAGCCTTCTGTTTATCTCTGGAAAATATTGCAACATTACAGAAGTTGCTCCGGCAG CTGGAAGTGCGAAAATCACAAAATGAAGCAGTGTGTGAGGGGCTGCGTGCTCAGATACGAGAGCTCTGGGATAGGTTGCAAATACCTgcagaagaaagagaagctgTGGCCACGGTTATGACTGGGTCGAAGGCCAAGGTCCGGAAAGCG ctgcaATTAGAAGTGGATCGGTTGGAAGAACTGAAAATGCAAAACATGAAGAAAGTGATTGAGGCAATCCGAGTGGAGGTGGCTCAGTACTGGGACAAGTGTTTTTACAGCCAGGAGCAGAGACAGGCTTTCGCTGCTTACTACTCTG AGGACTACACAGAAAATCTGCTCCAGCTCCATGATGCCGAGATCGTGCGGTTAAGAAACTACTATGAGGTTCACAAAGAACTCTTTGAAGGTGTCCAGAAGTGGGAAGAGAGCTGGAGGCTTTTCTTAGAATTTGAG AGAAAAGCTTCAGATCCAAGTCGATTTACAAATCGTGGAGGAAATCTTCtaaaagaggaaaagcagagagCCAAGCTCCAAAAAACACTCCCTAAG TTGGAAGAGGAGTTGAAAGCAAGGATTGAAATGTGGGAAAGGGAGCATTCAAAGGCATTTGTGGTGAATGGGCAGAAATTCATGGAGTATGTAGCAGAACAGTGGGAGATGCACCAACTGGAGAAAGAGAGAGCCAAGCAGGAACGA caactaaagaacaagaagcagacagagacagagatgctCTACGGCAGTACTCCGCGAACACCCAAGCGGCGAGGACCGACACCCAGCACTCCAGGCAAAGTGCGCAAG CTGAACACTACCACCATGTCCAATGCTACGGCCAACAGCAGCATTCGGCCTGTCTTTTCGGGGACAGTCTACCGCTCTCCTGTGTCTCGACTTCCACCTTCTGGCAGCAAG CCAGTCATCACTTCCACCTGTTCGGGGAAAAAAACACCCCGTGCCGTCAAGCATGGAGCCAACAAGGAGAACCTGGAACTCAATGGCAGCATCCTCAGCGGTGGGTACCCTGACTCGGCCCCCCCACGGCGCAACTTCAGCATTAATTCTGTTGCCAGCACCTATTCTGAGTTTGCG AAGGATCCGTCCCTCTCTGACAGCTCCACTGTTGGGCTTCAG
- the PRC1 gene encoding protein regulator of cytokinesis 1 isoform X7, which translates to MRRSEVLAEESIVCLQKALNHLREIWELIGIPEDQRLQRTEVVKKHIKDLLDMMIAEEESLKERLIKSIAVCQKELNTLCSELNVEPFHEEGETTILQLEKDLRTQVELRRKQKKERKQELKILQEQDQELCEILCMPHYEIDSTSVPSLEELNQFRQHVATLRETKASRREEFVNIKRQIILCMEELEHTPDTSFERDVVCEDEEAFCLSLENIATLQKLLRQLEVRKSQNEAVCEGLRAQIRELWDRLQIPAEEREAVATVMTGSKAKVRKALQLEVDRLEELKMQNMKKVIEAIRVEVAQYWDKCFYSQEQRQAFAAYYSEDYTENLLQLHDAEIVRLRNYYEVHKELFEGVQKWEESWRLFLEFERKASDPSRFTNRGGNLLKEEKQRAKLQKTLPKLEEELKARIEMWEREHSKAFVVNGQKFMEYVAEQWEMHQLEKERAKQERQLKNKKQTETEMLYGSTPRTPKRRGPTPSTPGKVRKLNTTTMSNATANSSIRPVFSGTVYRSPVSRLPPSGSKPVITSTCSGKKTPRAVKHGANKENLELNGSILSGGYPDSAPPRRNFSINSVASTYSEFADPSLSDSSTVGLQDSLPPDEDVCVSEVGMA; encoded by the exons ATGAGGAGAAG tGAGGTGCTGGCAGAGGAGTCCATAGTATGTCTCCAGAAAGCCCTGAATCACCTTCGGGAAATATGGGAATTGATTGGCATTCCAGAGGACCAGCGGTTACAAAGAACTGAGGTTGTAAAGAAGCACATCAAG GACCTCCTGGATATGATGATTGCTGAAGAGGAAAGCCTGAAGGAAAGACTTATCAAAAGCATAGCCGTCTGTCAAAAGGAGCTGAACACTCTGTGCAGCGAGTTAAATGTCGAGCCTTTTCAT GAAGAAGGAGAGACAACCATCTTGCAACTAGAAAAGGATTTGCGCACTCAGGTGGAActgaggagaaaacagaaaaaggaaagaaaacaagaactgaaaattcttcaagaacaAGATCAAGAACTGTGTGAAATTCTTTGCATGCCCCATTATGAAATCGACAGCACCTCAGTTCCCAGCTTAGAAGAGCTGAACCAGTTTAGACAACACGTGGCAACTTTGAGGGAAACAAAG GCATCTAGGCGTGAGGAGTTTGTTAACATAAAGAGACAGATCATACTGTGTATGGAGGAATTAGAGCACACGCCAGACACAAGCTTTGAAAGAGACGTGGTGTGTGAAGATGAAGAAGCCTTCTGTTTATCTCTGGAAAATATTGCAACATTACAGAAGTTGCTCCGGCAG CTGGAAGTGCGAAAATCACAAAATGAAGCAGTGTGTGAGGGGCTGCGTGCTCAGATACGAGAGCTCTGGGATAGGTTGCAAATACCTgcagaagaaagagaagctgTGGCCACGGTTATGACTGGGTCGAAGGCCAAGGTCCGGAAAGCG ctgcaATTAGAAGTGGATCGGTTGGAAGAACTGAAAATGCAAAACATGAAGAAAGTGATTGAGGCAATCCGAGTGGAGGTGGCTCAGTACTGGGACAAGTGTTTTTACAGCCAGGAGCAGAGACAGGCTTTCGCTGCTTACTACTCTG AGGACTACACAGAAAATCTGCTCCAGCTCCATGATGCCGAGATCGTGCGGTTAAGAAACTACTATGAGGTTCACAAAGAACTCTTTGAAGGTGTCCAGAAGTGGGAAGAGAGCTGGAGGCTTTTCTTAGAATTTGAG AGAAAAGCTTCAGATCCAAGTCGATTTACAAATCGTGGAGGAAATCTTCtaaaagaggaaaagcagagagCCAAGCTCCAAAAAACACTCCCTAAG TTGGAAGAGGAGTTGAAAGCAAGGATTGAAATGTGGGAAAGGGAGCATTCAAAGGCATTTGTGGTGAATGGGCAGAAATTCATGGAGTATGTAGCAGAACAGTGGGAGATGCACCAACTGGAGAAAGAGAGAGCCAAGCAGGAACGA caactaaagaacaagaagcagacagagacagagatgctCTACGGCAGTACTCCGCGAACACCCAAGCGGCGAGGACCGACACCCAGCACTCCAGGCAAAGTGCGCAAG CTGAACACTACCACCATGTCCAATGCTACGGCCAACAGCAGCATTCGGCCTGTCTTTTCGGGGACAGTCTACCGCTCTCCTGTGTCTCGACTTCCACCTTCTGGCAGCAAG CCAGTCATCACTTCCACCTGTTCGGGGAAAAAAACACCCCGTGCCGTCAAGCATGGAGCCAACAAGGAGAACCTGGAACTCAATGGCAGCATCCTCAGCGGTGGGTACCCTGACTCGGCCCCCCCACGGCGCAACTTCAGCATTAATTCTGTTGCCAGCACCTATTCTGAGTTTGCG GATCCGTCCCTCTCTGACAGCTCCACTGTTGGGCTTCAG
- the PRC1 gene encoding protein regulator of cytokinesis 1 isoform X2, translating to MRRSEVLAEESIVCLQKALNHLREIWELIGIPEDQRLQRTEVVKKHIKDLLDMMIAEEESLKERLIKSIAVCQKELNTLCSELNVEPFHEEGETTILQLEKDLRTQVELRRKQKKERKQELKILQEQDQELCEILCMPHYEIDSTSVPSLEELNQFRQHVATLRETKASRREEFVNIKRQIILCMEELEHTPDTSFERDVVCEDEEAFCLSLENIATLQKLLRQLEVRKSQNEAVCEGLRAQIRELWDRLQIPAEEREAVATVMTGSKAKVRKALQLEVDRLEELKMQNMKKVIEAIRVEVAQYWDKCFYSQEQRQAFAAYYSEDYTENLLQLHDAEIVRLRNYYEVHKELFEGVQKWEESWRLFLEFERKASDPSRFTNRGGNLLKEEKQRAKLQKTLPKLEEELKARIEMWEREHSKAFVVNGQKFMEYVAEQWEMHQLEKERAKQERQLKNKKQTETEMLYGSTPRTPKRRGPTPSTPGKVRKLNTTTMSNATANSSIRPVFSGTVYRSPVSRLPPSGSKPVITSTCSGKKTPRAVKHGANKENLELNGSILSGGYPDSAPPRRNFSINSVASTYSEFADPSLSDSSTVGLQGCSINATASIALLSPKGLSPPHRTAFLLMKMSVCQKLGWPDSLPKR from the exons ATGAGGAGAAG tGAGGTGCTGGCAGAGGAGTCCATAGTATGTCTCCAGAAAGCCCTGAATCACCTTCGGGAAATATGGGAATTGATTGGCATTCCAGAGGACCAGCGGTTACAAAGAACTGAGGTTGTAAAGAAGCACATCAAG GACCTCCTGGATATGATGATTGCTGAAGAGGAAAGCCTGAAGGAAAGACTTATCAAAAGCATAGCCGTCTGTCAAAAGGAGCTGAACACTCTGTGCAGCGAGTTAAATGTCGAGCCTTTTCAT GAAGAAGGAGAGACAACCATCTTGCAACTAGAAAAGGATTTGCGCACTCAGGTGGAActgaggagaaaacagaaaaaggaaagaaaacaagaactgaaaattcttcaagaacaAGATCAAGAACTGTGTGAAATTCTTTGCATGCCCCATTATGAAATCGACAGCACCTCAGTTCCCAGCTTAGAAGAGCTGAACCAGTTTAGACAACACGTGGCAACTTTGAGGGAAACAAAG GCATCTAGGCGTGAGGAGTTTGTTAACATAAAGAGACAGATCATACTGTGTATGGAGGAATTAGAGCACACGCCAGACACAAGCTTTGAAAGAGACGTGGTGTGTGAAGATGAAGAAGCCTTCTGTTTATCTCTGGAAAATATTGCAACATTACAGAAGTTGCTCCGGCAG CTGGAAGTGCGAAAATCACAAAATGAAGCAGTGTGTGAGGGGCTGCGTGCTCAGATACGAGAGCTCTGGGATAGGTTGCAAATACCTgcagaagaaagagaagctgTGGCCACGGTTATGACTGGGTCGAAGGCCAAGGTCCGGAAAGCG ctgcaATTAGAAGTGGATCGGTTGGAAGAACTGAAAATGCAAAACATGAAGAAAGTGATTGAGGCAATCCGAGTGGAGGTGGCTCAGTACTGGGACAAGTGTTTTTACAGCCAGGAGCAGAGACAGGCTTTCGCTGCTTACTACTCTG AGGACTACACAGAAAATCTGCTCCAGCTCCATGATGCCGAGATCGTGCGGTTAAGAAACTACTATGAGGTTCACAAAGAACTCTTTGAAGGTGTCCAGAAGTGGGAAGAGAGCTGGAGGCTTTTCTTAGAATTTGAG AGAAAAGCTTCAGATCCAAGTCGATTTACAAATCGTGGAGGAAATCTTCtaaaagaggaaaagcagagagCCAAGCTCCAAAAAACACTCCCTAAG TTGGAAGAGGAGTTGAAAGCAAGGATTGAAATGTGGGAAAGGGAGCATTCAAAGGCATTTGTGGTGAATGGGCAGAAATTCATGGAGTATGTAGCAGAACAGTGGGAGATGCACCAACTGGAGAAAGAGAGAGCCAAGCAGGAACGA caactaaagaacaagaagcagacagagacagagatgctCTACGGCAGTACTCCGCGAACACCCAAGCGGCGAGGACCGACACCCAGCACTCCAGGCAAAGTGCGCAAG CTGAACACTACCACCATGTCCAATGCTACGGCCAACAGCAGCATTCGGCCTGTCTTTTCGGGGACAGTCTACCGCTCTCCTGTGTCTCGACTTCCACCTTCTGGCAGCAAG CCAGTCATCACTTCCACCTGTTCGGGGAAAAAAACACCCCGTGCCGTCAAGCATGGAGCCAACAAGGAGAACCTGGAACTCAATGGCAGCATCCTCAGCGGTGGGTACCCTGACTCGGCCCCCCCACGGCGCAACTTCAGCATTAATTCTGTTGCCAGCACCTATTCTGAGTTTGCG GATCCGTCCCTCTCTGACAGCTCCACTGTTGGGCTTCAG
- the PRC1 gene encoding protein regulator of cytokinesis 1 isoform X5, with product MRRSEVLAEESIVCLQKALNHLREIWELIGIPEDQRLQRTEVVKKHIKDLLDMMIAEEESLKERLIKSIAVCQKELNTLCSELNVEPFHEEGETTILQLEKDLRTQVELRRKQKKERKQELKILQEQDQELCEILCMPHYEIDSTSVPSLEELNQFRQHVATLRETKASRREEFVNIKRQIILCMEELEHTPDTSFERDVVCEDEEAFCLSLENIATLQKLLRQLEVRKSQNEAVCEGLRAQIRELWDRLQIPAEEREAVATVMTGSKAKVRKALQLEVDRLEELKMQNMKKVIEAIRVEVAQYWDKCFYSQEQRQAFAAYYSEDYTENLLQLHDAEIVRLRNYYEVHKELFEGVQKWEESWRLFLEFERKASDPSRFTNRGGNLLKEEKQRAKLQKTLPKLEEELKARIEMWEREHSKAFVVNGQKFMEYVAEQWEMHQLEKERAKQERQLKNKKQTETEMLYGSTPRTPKRRGPTPSTPGKVRKLNTTTMSNATANSSIRPVFSGTVYRSPVSRLPPSGSKPVITSTCSGKKTPRAVKHGANKENLELNGSILSGGYPDSAPPRRNFSINSVASTYSEFADPSLSDSSTVGLQRELSKASKSDAASRILNSTNIQS from the exons ATGAGGAGAAG tGAGGTGCTGGCAGAGGAGTCCATAGTATGTCTCCAGAAAGCCCTGAATCACCTTCGGGAAATATGGGAATTGATTGGCATTCCAGAGGACCAGCGGTTACAAAGAACTGAGGTTGTAAAGAAGCACATCAAG GACCTCCTGGATATGATGATTGCTGAAGAGGAAAGCCTGAAGGAAAGACTTATCAAAAGCATAGCCGTCTGTCAAAAGGAGCTGAACACTCTGTGCAGCGAGTTAAATGTCGAGCCTTTTCAT GAAGAAGGAGAGACAACCATCTTGCAACTAGAAAAGGATTTGCGCACTCAGGTGGAActgaggagaaaacagaaaaaggaaagaaaacaagaactgaaaattcttcaagaacaAGATCAAGAACTGTGTGAAATTCTTTGCATGCCCCATTATGAAATCGACAGCACCTCAGTTCCCAGCTTAGAAGAGCTGAACCAGTTTAGACAACACGTGGCAACTTTGAGGGAAACAAAG GCATCTAGGCGTGAGGAGTTTGTTAACATAAAGAGACAGATCATACTGTGTATGGAGGAATTAGAGCACACGCCAGACACAAGCTTTGAAAGAGACGTGGTGTGTGAAGATGAAGAAGCCTTCTGTTTATCTCTGGAAAATATTGCAACATTACAGAAGTTGCTCCGGCAG CTGGAAGTGCGAAAATCACAAAATGAAGCAGTGTGTGAGGGGCTGCGTGCTCAGATACGAGAGCTCTGGGATAGGTTGCAAATACCTgcagaagaaagagaagctgTGGCCACGGTTATGACTGGGTCGAAGGCCAAGGTCCGGAAAGCG ctgcaATTAGAAGTGGATCGGTTGGAAGAACTGAAAATGCAAAACATGAAGAAAGTGATTGAGGCAATCCGAGTGGAGGTGGCTCAGTACTGGGACAAGTGTTTTTACAGCCAGGAGCAGAGACAGGCTTTCGCTGCTTACTACTCTG AGGACTACACAGAAAATCTGCTCCAGCTCCATGATGCCGAGATCGTGCGGTTAAGAAACTACTATGAGGTTCACAAAGAACTCTTTGAAGGTGTCCAGAAGTGGGAAGAGAGCTGGAGGCTTTTCTTAGAATTTGAG AGAAAAGCTTCAGATCCAAGTCGATTTACAAATCGTGGAGGAAATCTTCtaaaagaggaaaagcagagagCCAAGCTCCAAAAAACACTCCCTAAG TTGGAAGAGGAGTTGAAAGCAAGGATTGAAATGTGGGAAAGGGAGCATTCAAAGGCATTTGTGGTGAATGGGCAGAAATTCATGGAGTATGTAGCAGAACAGTGGGAGATGCACCAACTGGAGAAAGAGAGAGCCAAGCAGGAACGA caactaaagaacaagaagcagacagagacagagatgctCTACGGCAGTACTCCGCGAACACCCAAGCGGCGAGGACCGACACCCAGCACTCCAGGCAAAGTGCGCAAG CTGAACACTACCACCATGTCCAATGCTACGGCCAACAGCAGCATTCGGCCTGTCTTTTCGGGGACAGTCTACCGCTCTCCTGTGTCTCGACTTCCACCTTCTGGCAGCAAG CCAGTCATCACTTCCACCTGTTCGGGGAAAAAAACACCCCGTGCCGTCAAGCATGGAGCCAACAAGGAGAACCTGGAACTCAATGGCAGCATCCTCAGCGGTGGGTACCCTGACTCGGCCCCCCCACGGCGCAACTTCAGCATTAATTCTGTTGCCAGCACCTATTCTGAGTTTGCG GATCCGTCCCTCTCTGACAGCTCCACTGTTGGGCTTCAG
- the PRC1 gene encoding protein regulator of cytokinesis 1 isoform X6, with protein sequence MRRSEVLAEESIVCLQKALNHLREIWELIGIPEDQRLQRTEVVKKHIKDLLDMMIAEEESLKERLIKSIAVCQKELNTLCSELNVEPFHEEGETTILQLEKDLRTQVELRRKQKKERKQELKILQEQDQELCEILCMPHYEIDSTSVPSLEELNQFRQHVATLRETKASRREEFVNIKRQIILCMEELEHTPDTSFERDVVCEDEEAFCLSLENIATLQKLLRQLEVRKSQNEAVCEGLRAQIRELWDRLQIPAEEREAVATVMTGSKAKVRKALQLEVDRLEELKMQNMKKVIEAIRVEVAQYWDKCFYSQEQRQAFAAYYSEDYTENLLQLHDAEIVRLRNYYEVHKELFEGVQKWEESWRLFLEFERKASDPSRFTNRGGNLLKEEKQRAKLQKTLPKLEEELKARIEMWEREHSKAFVVNGQKFMEYVAEQWEMHQLEKERAKQERQLKNKKQTETEMLYGSTPRTPKRRGPTPSTPGKVRKLNTTTMSNATANSSIRPVFSGTVYRSPVSRLPPSGSKPVITSTCSGKKTPRAVKHGANKENLELNGSILSGGYPDSAPPRRNFSINSVASTYSEFAKDPSLSDSSTVGLQDSLPPDEDVCVSEVGMA encoded by the exons ATGAGGAGAAG tGAGGTGCTGGCAGAGGAGTCCATAGTATGTCTCCAGAAAGCCCTGAATCACCTTCGGGAAATATGGGAATTGATTGGCATTCCAGAGGACCAGCGGTTACAAAGAACTGAGGTTGTAAAGAAGCACATCAAG GACCTCCTGGATATGATGATTGCTGAAGAGGAAAGCCTGAAGGAAAGACTTATCAAAAGCATAGCCGTCTGTCAAAAGGAGCTGAACACTCTGTGCAGCGAGTTAAATGTCGAGCCTTTTCAT GAAGAAGGAGAGACAACCATCTTGCAACTAGAAAAGGATTTGCGCACTCAGGTGGAActgaggagaaaacagaaaaaggaaagaaaacaagaactgaaaattcttcaagaacaAGATCAAGAACTGTGTGAAATTCTTTGCATGCCCCATTATGAAATCGACAGCACCTCAGTTCCCAGCTTAGAAGAGCTGAACCAGTTTAGACAACACGTGGCAACTTTGAGGGAAACAAAG GCATCTAGGCGTGAGGAGTTTGTTAACATAAAGAGACAGATCATACTGTGTATGGAGGAATTAGAGCACACGCCAGACACAAGCTTTGAAAGAGACGTGGTGTGTGAAGATGAAGAAGCCTTCTGTTTATCTCTGGAAAATATTGCAACATTACAGAAGTTGCTCCGGCAG CTGGAAGTGCGAAAATCACAAAATGAAGCAGTGTGTGAGGGGCTGCGTGCTCAGATACGAGAGCTCTGGGATAGGTTGCAAATACCTgcagaagaaagagaagctgTGGCCACGGTTATGACTGGGTCGAAGGCCAAGGTCCGGAAAGCG ctgcaATTAGAAGTGGATCGGTTGGAAGAACTGAAAATGCAAAACATGAAGAAAGTGATTGAGGCAATCCGAGTGGAGGTGGCTCAGTACTGGGACAAGTGTTTTTACAGCCAGGAGCAGAGACAGGCTTTCGCTGCTTACTACTCTG AGGACTACACAGAAAATCTGCTCCAGCTCCATGATGCCGAGATCGTGCGGTTAAGAAACTACTATGAGGTTCACAAAGAACTCTTTGAAGGTGTCCAGAAGTGGGAAGAGAGCTGGAGGCTTTTCTTAGAATTTGAG AGAAAAGCTTCAGATCCAAGTCGATTTACAAATCGTGGAGGAAATCTTCtaaaagaggaaaagcagagagCCAAGCTCCAAAAAACACTCCCTAAG TTGGAAGAGGAGTTGAAAGCAAGGATTGAAATGTGGGAAAGGGAGCATTCAAAGGCATTTGTGGTGAATGGGCAGAAATTCATGGAGTATGTAGCAGAACAGTGGGAGATGCACCAACTGGAGAAAGAGAGAGCCAAGCAGGAACGA caactaaagaacaagaagcagacagagacagagatgctCTACGGCAGTACTCCGCGAACACCCAAGCGGCGAGGACCGACACCCAGCACTCCAGGCAAAGTGCGCAAG CTGAACACTACCACCATGTCCAATGCTACGGCCAACAGCAGCATTCGGCCTGTCTTTTCGGGGACAGTCTACCGCTCTCCTGTGTCTCGACTTCCACCTTCTGGCAGCAAG CCAGTCATCACTTCCACCTGTTCGGGGAAAAAAACACCCCGTGCCGTCAAGCATGGAGCCAACAAGGAGAACCTGGAACTCAATGGCAGCATCCTCAGCGGTGGGTACCCTGACTCGGCCCCCCCACGGCGCAACTTCAGCATTAATTCTGTTGCCAGCACCTATTCTGAGTTTGCG AAGGATCCGTCCCTCTCTGACAGCTCCACTGTTGGGCTTCAG
- the PRC1 gene encoding protein regulator of cytokinesis 1 isoform X14 → MRRSEVLAEESIVCLQKALNHLREIWELIGIPEDQRLQRTEVVKKHIKDLLDMMIAEEESLKERLIKSIAVCQKELNTLCSELNVEPFHEEGETTILQLEKDLRTQVELRRKQKKERKQELKILQEQDQELCEILCMPHYEIDSTSVPSLEELNQFRQHVATLRETKASRREEFVNIKRQIILCMEELEHTPDTSFERDVVCEDEEAFCLSLENIATLQKLLRQLEVRKSQNEAVCEGLRAQIRELWDRLQIPAEEREAVATVMTGSKAKVRKARKASDPSRFTNRGGNLLKEEKQRAKLQKTLPKLEEELKARIEMWEREHSKAFVVNGQKFMEYVAEQWEMHQLEKERAKQERQLKNKKQTETEMLYGSTPRTPKRRGPTPSTPGKVRKLNTTTMSNATANSSIRPVFSGTVYRSPVSRLPPSGSKPVITSTCSGKKTPRAVKHGANKENLELNGSILSGGYPDSAPPRRNFSINSVASTYSEFAKDPSLSDSSTVGLQGCSINATASIALLSPKGLSPPHRTAFLLMKMSVCQKLGWPDSLPKR, encoded by the exons ATGAGGAGAAG tGAGGTGCTGGCAGAGGAGTCCATAGTATGTCTCCAGAAAGCCCTGAATCACCTTCGGGAAATATGGGAATTGATTGGCATTCCAGAGGACCAGCGGTTACAAAGAACTGAGGTTGTAAAGAAGCACATCAAG GACCTCCTGGATATGATGATTGCTGAAGAGGAAAGCCTGAAGGAAAGACTTATCAAAAGCATAGCCGTCTGTCAAAAGGAGCTGAACACTCTGTGCAGCGAGTTAAATGTCGAGCCTTTTCAT GAAGAAGGAGAGACAACCATCTTGCAACTAGAAAAGGATTTGCGCACTCAGGTGGAActgaggagaaaacagaaaaaggaaagaaaacaagaactgaaaattcttcaagaacaAGATCAAGAACTGTGTGAAATTCTTTGCATGCCCCATTATGAAATCGACAGCACCTCAGTTCCCAGCTTAGAAGAGCTGAACCAGTTTAGACAACACGTGGCAACTTTGAGGGAAACAAAG GCATCTAGGCGTGAGGAGTTTGTTAACATAAAGAGACAGATCATACTGTGTATGGAGGAATTAGAGCACACGCCAGACACAAGCTTTGAAAGAGACGTGGTGTGTGAAGATGAAGAAGCCTTCTGTTTATCTCTGGAAAATATTGCAACATTACAGAAGTTGCTCCGGCAG CTGGAAGTGCGAAAATCACAAAATGAAGCAGTGTGTGAGGGGCTGCGTGCTCAGATACGAGAGCTCTGGGATAGGTTGCAAATACCTgcagaagaaagagaagctgTGGCCACGGTTATGACTGGGTCGAAGGCCAAGGTCCGGAAAGCG AGAAAAGCTTCAGATCCAAGTCGATTTACAAATCGTGGAGGAAATCTTCtaaaagaggaaaagcagagagCCAAGCTCCAAAAAACACTCCCTAAG TTGGAAGAGGAGTTGAAAGCAAGGATTGAAATGTGGGAAAGGGAGCATTCAAAGGCATTTGTGGTGAATGGGCAGAAATTCATGGAGTATGTAGCAGAACAGTGGGAGATGCACCAACTGGAGAAAGAGAGAGCCAAGCAGGAACGA caactaaagaacaagaagcagacagagacagagatgctCTACGGCAGTACTCCGCGAACACCCAAGCGGCGAGGACCGACACCCAGCACTCCAGGCAAAGTGCGCAAG CTGAACACTACCACCATGTCCAATGCTACGGCCAACAGCAGCATTCGGCCTGTCTTTTCGGGGACAGTCTACCGCTCTCCTGTGTCTCGACTTCCACCTTCTGGCAGCAAG CCAGTCATCACTTCCACCTGTTCGGGGAAAAAAACACCCCGTGCCGTCAAGCATGGAGCCAACAAGGAGAACCTGGAACTCAATGGCAGCATCCTCAGCGGTGGGTACCCTGACTCGGCCCCCCCACGGCGCAACTTCAGCATTAATTCTGTTGCCAGCACCTATTCTGAGTTTGCG AAGGATCCGTCCCTCTCTGACAGCTCCACTGTTGGGCTTCAG